From a single Wolbachia endosymbiont of Oedothorax gibbosus genomic region:
- a CDS encoding IS256 family transposase: MNQRIANKTTGLVDYKELETNILSSIREGRPLTGRDGVLTPLIKKLLEASLEGEIENHLLAESEENNRRNGRNGKTLRTSAGSFELLTPRDREGSFEPQIVKKRQTNLHPELETKILSTFASGMSYRDIASHVEEIYDHKISAAEISSITDKLLPVINEWRSRPLQSVYPIVFMDGMFFKVKEDGHCVSKCMYNILGVDQNGRKEVLGFYLAESEGANFWLGVLNDLKERGVEDILIACVDGLKSFPAAINSVFPKAEVQLCIVHQIRNSLKYVSSKDVKVFMNDLKKIYRASSKEIAENYLLELEEKWGEKYPLVIKSWQNNWENLSGYFKYSGPVRKLIYTTNPIEGLHRQIRKFTKTKGSFTSTNALYKQVYCAIKKAEQNWIMAIPNWALTISQLDIFFPGRLKIELN, from the coding sequence ATGAATCAAAGAATAGCAAATAAAACTACTGGATTGGTAGATTATAAAGAATTAGAAACAAATATCCTGTCGTCTATACGAGAAGGAAGGCCGCTGACGGGAAGGGACGGAGTATTAACACCATTGATAAAAAAGCTGCTGGAGGCAAGTTTGGAAGGTGAAATAGAAAATCACTTGTTGGCTGAAAGCGAAGAAAATAATCGAAGAAATGGGAGAAATGGAAAGACTTTAAGGACAAGTGCCGGTTCATTTGAACTTTTGACGCCAAGGGATAGAGAAGGAAGTTTTGAGCCGCAAATAGTCAAAAAAAGGCAAACAAACTTACATCCAGAGCTTGAAACGAAGATCTTGAGCACATTTGCCAGTGGTATGAGTTATAGAGATATAGCGTCACACGTTGAGGAAATTTATGATCACAAAATATCGGCGGCAGAGATATCAAGTATTACCGACAAATTGCTACCGGTAATCAACGAATGGCGTAGTCGCCCATTGCAGTCTGTGTACCCAATAGTGTTCATGGATGGCATGTTTTTCAAAGTTAAGGAGGACGGGCATTGCGTAAGTAAATGCATGTATAATATATTAGGCGTAGATCAAAATGGCAGAAAAGAGGTACTAGGCTTTTATTTAGCCGAAAGTGAGGGAGCCAACTTCTGGTTAGGGGTATTAAATGACCTAAAAGAGAGAGGAGTAGAGGATATTCTGATTGCCTGCGTCGATGGTCTAAAAAGTTTTCCTGCAGCAATAAATAGTGTGTTTCCTAAAGCAGAAGTACAGCTATGTATAGTGCATCAGATAAGGAATTCATTGAAATATGTATCCAGCAAAGATGTGAAAGTTTTCATGAACGATTTGAAGAAAATATATCGTGCTTCAAGTAAAGAAATCGCTGAGAATTATTTGCTTGAGCTGGAAGAAAAATGGGGTGAAAAATATCCTTTGGTTATAAAATCGTGGCAAAATAATTGGGAAAATTTATCTGGTTATTTTAAGTATTCTGGGCCAGTTAGAAAGCTGATTTATACCACCAATCCTATTGAGGGGTTGCATAGACAGATTAGAAAATTCACTAAAACTAAGGGCTCATTTACTAGTACAAATGCCTTGTACAAACAGGTATATTGTGCTATAAAAAAGGCAGAGCAAAATTGGATTATGGCTATACCTAATTGGGCTTTAACTATATCTCAACTTGATATTTTCTTTCCTGGTAGATTGAAAATTGAGTTGAATTAA
- a CDS encoding ankyrin repeat domain-containing protein — protein sequence MSLALLDAAAGGQLEVVKLLLKRGANPHVRGWKGKTPKTIAMKMSSYSGNKKSYREIVDLLDEAEKQYKPEQ from the coding sequence ATGAGTTTAGCACTGCTTGATGCTGCTGCTGGTGGTCAATTAGAGGTCGTAAAACTTTTGCTAAAGAGAGGAGCTAATCCTCATGTTAGAGGATGGAAAGGAAAAACTCCAAAAACTATAGCAATGAAAATGTCATCTTATAGTGGAAATAAGAAGTCTTATAGAGAGATCGTAGATCTACTTGATGAGGCAGAAAAACAATATAAGCCAGAACAATAA
- a CDS encoding phospholipase D family protein, giving the protein MFRYLLILLTCSLLSGCVTCPKTTVCFTPRENCTNQIIYAIDGAKKSVLVQAYTFTSKPIAQSLIRAKKRGVDIKVILDESQVRSKYSVINELFGQKIPIYIDYKPAISHSKIMIIDNQKIITGSFNFSNAAQKKNAENLLVITGSPSLVEQYVENWKDRQLQSKPYTPE; this is encoded by the coding sequence ATGTTTAGATATTTATTGATTTTATTAACTTGCTCGCTTTTATCAGGTTGTGTTACTTGCCCAAAAACTACAGTCTGTTTTACACCTAGGGAAAATTGCACTAATCAAATAATCTATGCTATAGATGGTGCCAAAAAATCTGTGTTGGTTCAGGCGTATACATTTACCTCTAAACCTATTGCACAATCTTTAATTAGAGCAAAAAAACGTGGTGTTGATATTAAGGTTATCCTAGATGAATCACAGGTCAGATCAAAATACAGTGTCATCAATGAATTATTTGGGCAAAAAATACCGATATACATAGACTATAAACCTGCAATTTCACACAGCAAAATTATGATCATTGATAATCAAAAAATCATCACGGGTTCGTTCAATTTCTCTAACGCTGCCCAGAAAAAGAATGCTGAGAATCTACTGGTTATAACAGGAAGCCCTTCATTAGTTGAACAATACGTTGAAAATTGGAAAGATCGTCAATTGCAGTCTAAGCCTTATACGCCAGAATAA